A DNA window from Bdellovibrio sp. BCCA contains the following coding sequences:
- a CDS encoding tautomerase family protein yields MPYVNVQITKGATKEQKAQLIKDITDSLVKVLHKKPEHTHIVIQEIADEDWGFSGMPTDQWKKTSTLE; encoded by the coding sequence ATGCCATACGTAAATGTACAAATTACTAAAGGTGCCACGAAAGAACAGAAAGCTCAGCTTATCAAAGATATTACTGACTCCTTGGTCAAAGTGCTGCATAAAAAGCCTGAACACACCCATATTGTTATTCAAGAAATCGCTGACGAAGATTGGGGATTTTCTGGAATGCCGACTGACCAGTGGAAAAAAACTTCCACTCTAGAATAA
- a CDS encoding TIGR02147 family protein, with protein MFMEVVSIKGKKIQARNFKQLLQEELVARCRNNPNYSLRSFARALQIEPSALSQMINGKRPITEKMKLRLGAALGLSTEQIRKLPASEETSSGSASEIHFQQLALDTFAVISDWYHYAILELTYLEDFKPDAQWISQRLGITKSEVNIALERLLRLGLLKKNSKGKWMDASENGELTHLTPSETSDAARKYQVQLLALSKRAVQEVPLAERSHTSATLCFDPDDLQLAISKIGEFRRSFAREMQPKKAKDVYQLQISFFPLTKRKETL; from the coding sequence ATGTTCATGGAAGTCGTCAGCATTAAAGGCAAAAAAATCCAAGCCAGGAACTTTAAGCAGCTCCTGCAAGAAGAGCTCGTGGCAAGATGTCGCAACAACCCCAATTATTCTCTTAGATCCTTTGCGCGCGCCTTGCAAATAGAGCCATCTGCATTGTCTCAAATGATCAATGGCAAACGTCCCATCACTGAGAAAATGAAACTGCGCCTGGGGGCCGCTTTAGGTCTATCCACGGAACAAATCCGTAAACTTCCTGCCTCAGAAGAAACATCATCGGGAAGTGCTTCAGAAATTCATTTTCAACAACTGGCTTTAGATACTTTTGCCGTGATTTCCGACTGGTATCACTACGCGATTTTGGAACTCACTTACCTGGAAGACTTCAAGCCCGACGCACAATGGATCAGCCAGCGTCTGGGTATTACCAAATCAGAAGTGAACATTGCTCTGGAGCGTTTGCTTCGCCTGGGACTTCTTAAGAAAAACTCTAAAGGCAAATGGATGGACGCTTCCGAAAACGGAGAGCTGACACACTTAACACCTTCAGAGACTTCCGACGCCGCCAGAAAATACCAGGTTCAGCTTTTAGCACTTTCTAAGCGGGCCGTACAAGAAGTGCCACTTGCCGAACGCAGTCACACATCAGCCACTTTGTGTTTTGATCCCGACGACTTGCAACTGGCAATTTCTAAGATTGGCGAATTCCGCAGATCTTTTGCTCGTGAAATGCAGCCGAAAAAAGCAAAAGACGTTTACCAATTGCAAATTAGTTTTTTCCCTCTCACAAAACGAAAGGAAACTTTATGA
- the recA gene encoding recombinase RecA: MATTTVDTKASNEKTKALELAVSAIEKQFGKGSIMRLGANESLVKDVEAISTGALSLDIALGIGGLPKGRIVEIYGPESSGKTTLCLSVIAQAQKKGGVVAFVDAEHALDVNYARKLGVNTEDLLISQPDTGEQALEITETLVRSGAIDVLVVDSVAALVPRAEIEGDMGDSHVGLQARLMSQALRKLTAAINRSNTLVIFINQIRMKIGVMFGNPETTTGGNALKFYSSVRLDVRRVGAIKNGEDVTGNRTAVKVVKNKMAPPFTKVEFDLMYGEGISEEGDLLDLAVTANFVEKSGAWFSMNGERMGQGRDAAKTFLKEHPEYMTELRSKILAANGIGKLLVDANGNNGEDHEGTEPVEAEEAAPKKAKKGKH, encoded by the coding sequence ATGGCAACAACAACTGTGGATACAAAAGCAAGCAACGAAAAAACAAAAGCATTGGAATTGGCTGTTTCAGCAATTGAAAAGCAATTCGGTAAAGGTTCAATCATGCGCTTGGGCGCAAATGAATCTTTGGTTAAAGACGTAGAAGCGATCAGCACAGGCGCATTGAGCTTGGATATCGCTTTGGGTATTGGTGGTCTTCCAAAAGGTCGTATCGTAGAAATCTACGGACCAGAGTCTTCTGGTAAAACAACTCTTTGCTTGTCTGTTATTGCTCAAGCTCAGAAAAAAGGCGGCGTTGTTGCTTTCGTCGATGCGGAACATGCATTGGATGTTAACTACGCTCGTAAATTGGGTGTGAACACAGAAGATCTTTTGATCTCTCAACCAGACACTGGTGAACAAGCTTTGGAAATCACTGAAACACTTGTTCGTTCTGGCGCGATCGACGTATTGGTTGTCGACTCCGTAGCGGCGTTGGTTCCTCGTGCAGAGATCGAAGGTGACATGGGGGATTCTCACGTAGGTCTTCAAGCTCGTTTGATGTCTCAAGCTCTTCGTAAGTTGACTGCGGCAATCAACCGTTCAAACACTCTTGTTATCTTCATCAACCAAATCCGTATGAAGATCGGTGTGATGTTCGGTAATCCAGAGACGACTACGGGTGGTAACGCATTGAAATTCTACTCTTCAGTTCGTTTGGATGTACGCCGTGTGGGCGCGATCAAAAACGGTGAAGACGTCACTGGTAACCGTACTGCGGTAAAAGTTGTGAAAAACAAAATGGCTCCTCCGTTTACGAAGGTTGAATTCGACTTGATGTACGGCGAAGGTATTTCTGAAGAAGGCGATCTTCTTGATCTAGCAGTGACTGCAAACTTCGTAGAAAAATCAGGTGCATGGTTCTCTATGAATGGCGAGCGCATGGGCCAAGGCCGCGATGCTGCGAAAACATTCTTGAAAGAGCACCCAGAATACATGACTGAGCTTCGTTCAAAAATCTTGGCAGCGAATGGCATCGGCAAATTGTTGGTAGACGCTAACGGAAACAACGGCGAAGACCACGAAGGTACAGAGCCAGTTGAAGCTGAAGAAGCAGCACCAAAAAAAGCAAAAAAAGGTAAGCACTAA
- a CDS encoding CinA family protein, which yields MSLNNEKLQELIRSLRDRKLTVGFAESCTGGALSAFLTEQPGVSDIFLGSVVSYSNEAKVDLLGVRRDTLMQEGAVSEKVARQMAHGVRRQLKTDWSVAITGIAGPTGGTPTKPVGTVCIAIAGPGFEDSRKEFFSGDRKAIQQMSVDYSVRWLCEVLDKV from the coding sequence ATGTCACTGAACAACGAGAAGCTTCAAGAACTCATTAGATCCCTTCGCGACCGAAAACTCACAGTGGGTTTTGCAGAAAGTTGTACTGGAGGTGCACTTTCCGCATTTTTGACAGAGCAGCCTGGCGTATCCGACATCTTTTTAGGCTCTGTGGTTTCTTACTCTAACGAGGCGAAGGTGGATCTTCTGGGGGTCCGTCGAGACACTCTCATGCAAGAGGGTGCGGTGAGCGAGAAAGTCGCTCGTCAAATGGCGCACGGAGTGCGTCGGCAGCTAAAAACTGATTGGTCTGTGGCAATTACAGGCATCGCTGGTCCGACCGGTGGAACACCGACGAAGCCAGTGGGCACTGTATGCATTGCTATCGCTGGACCGGGGTTTGAAGACTCACGAAAGGAATTCTTTTCGGGAGATCGCAAAGCCATCCAGCAGATGTCCGTCGACTATTCAGTTCGTTGGCTGTGTGAAGTTCTCGACAAGGTTTAA
- a CDS encoding substrate-binding periplasmic protein translates to MILKSLFLISLILFSSVRVLAAEKLLFASSDSLPPKIYKEDGELRGTYVEIIREICKRMNVEAEFVTYPWARVMVMAKTGKVDAIFPPFKTPDREAFLYFTSEPMSHTRNVVFAPKKKHITVNSLNDLQGLTVGINDQYSYGPKFDAYKKNLNLDLSNNEEMLVNKLGRKGATKRIDVAIASEEVFKFLSKRLGFLDDFEVVYVLSANPSYVAFSKAKGEKAKELTEQYNKILLQLKKEGFVQKVMNKYIENEK, encoded by the coding sequence ATGATTTTAAAAAGTCTCTTCCTGATCTCTCTCATTCTGTTTTCGTCAGTAAGAGTGCTTGCTGCTGAAAAGTTGTTATTTGCTTCCTCGGACAGCTTGCCACCAAAGATTTATAAAGAAGACGGTGAACTCAGAGGTACTTACGTCGAAATCATTCGCGAAATCTGCAAGCGCATGAATGTGGAAGCAGAGTTCGTCACATATCCCTGGGCGCGAGTGATGGTGATGGCAAAAACTGGAAAGGTCGATGCAATCTTTCCGCCCTTTAAGACACCTGACCGCGAAGCTTTTTTGTATTTTACCAGTGAACCGATGAGCCACACTCGCAACGTGGTTTTTGCTCCGAAGAAGAAGCATATCACCGTTAACAGTCTGAACGATCTTCAGGGGCTGACTGTCGGAATTAACGATCAGTATTCTTATGGTCCTAAGTTTGACGCTTATAAAAAGAATCTGAATCTTGATCTCAGTAACAACGAAGAAATGCTCGTCAACAAACTGGGCCGCAAGGGTGCAACGAAACGAATTGATGTCGCCATCGCATCTGAAGAAGTTTTTAAATTTTTAAGCAAGCGACTGGGCTTCTTGGACGATTTCGAAGTGGTCTATGTTCTTTCCGCCAATCCTTCGTATGTGGCCTTTTCAAAAGCCAAAGGAGAGAAAGCCAAAGAGCTGACCGAGCAGTACAACAAAATTCTTCTCCAGCTTAAGAAAGAAGGATTTGTTCAAAAAGTTATGAACAAATACATCGAAAACGAAAAATAA
- the trpS gene encoding tryptophan--tRNA ligase yields MKPVILTGDRPTGPLHLGHYIGSLKNRVELQETHKQYLIIADAQAMTDNFKNPQMIRENIVEVALDYLAVGIDPAKSTIFVQSMIPELFETTFYFLNLVTVARLERNPTVKTEIAQKDFERNLPVGFLTYPVSQAADILCFKADVVPVGDDQNPMIEQTNEIAQRFNHLYNTELFKKVKALGGTQGRLPGIDGKAKMSKSLGNSISLAEPFDQLKKKVQKMYTDPNHLHIEDPGQVEGNVVFTFLDAFDPNKEEVEKLKDHYRRGGLGDGTVKQRLTQILEEMIAPIRARREEFAKDKGEVLEICRKGSEQAREVVAQTVSEMKKIMGVGSI; encoded by the coding sequence ATGAAACCCGTCATTTTGACTGGAGATCGTCCCACAGGCCCTTTGCACTTGGGGCACTATATTGGTTCGCTGAAAAATCGTGTGGAATTGCAAGAGACACACAAGCAATATTTGATTATCGCTGACGCCCAAGCGATGACGGATAATTTTAAAAATCCGCAAATGATTCGCGAGAACATTGTCGAGGTGGCTTTAGATTATTTAGCCGTGGGTATTGATCCTGCGAAAAGCACGATCTTTGTTCAATCGATGATTCCGGAACTTTTTGAAACCACTTTTTATTTTTTAAACCTTGTGACCGTCGCACGCTTAGAGCGAAATCCCACCGTGAAAACAGAAATCGCGCAAAAAGATTTTGAAAGAAATCTGCCCGTGGGGTTTTTAACTTATCCTGTAAGCCAAGCAGCCGACATTCTTTGTTTTAAAGCCGACGTTGTTCCTGTTGGAGACGATCAGAATCCGATGATTGAGCAAACCAACGAAATTGCCCAAAGATTCAATCATCTTTACAACACGGAACTCTTCAAAAAGGTCAAAGCTCTGGGAGGAACCCAAGGGCGTTTGCCCGGAATCGACGGTAAAGCGAAGATGAGCAAGTCGCTGGGAAATTCCATTTCACTGGCGGAACCCTTCGACCAACTGAAGAAAAAAGTACAGAAGATGTATACTGATCCCAACCACTTGCACATTGAAGATCCCGGACAAGTCGAAGGAAACGTTGTTTTCACTTTCTTAGATGCTTTTGATCCCAACAAAGAAGAAGTGGAAAAATTAAAAGATCATTATCGTCGCGGAGGACTGGGTGACGGCACTGTTAAACAACGTCTGACCCAAATATTAGAAGAAATGATTGCGCCGATTCGAGCTCGCCGCGAAGAGTTTGCCAAAGACAAAGGCGAAGTTTTAGAAATCTGTCGCAAGGGCTCCGAACAAGCCCGCGAAGTCGTCGCACAAACCGTCTCAGAAATGAAAAAAATTATGGGCGTAGGGAGCATTTAG
- a CDS encoding YybH family protein — protein MALQSTQPSEKKSGSPSTGEAEITRLMEQYAEAVSNKDLEEIMSFYAPEVIAFDLMPPLQIFGKDAYKKNWSNITQMGESNFSIRDLHVTAGEDVAFSHCLCHMTGQANSGEKFDSWARQTACYKKVNGQWLIVHENYSVPVDMQADKPLWSLDPDQKTEAH, from the coding sequence GAAAAAAAATCAGGCTCTCCTTCAACGGGTGAAGCTGAAATCACTCGCTTGATGGAGCAGTATGCGGAAGCCGTTAGCAATAAAGATTTAGAAGAGATCATGTCCTTTTACGCTCCCGAAGTGATAGCTTTTGACTTGATGCCACCACTGCAAATTTTTGGTAAAGATGCTTACAAGAAAAACTGGAGCAACATCACGCAAATGGGAGAAAGTAATTTTTCAATTCGCGATCTTCATGTGACAGCGGGTGAAGACGTGGCCTTTAGTCATTGCCTTTGTCATATGACTGGACAAGCAAACTCGGGCGAAAAATTTGACAGTTGGGCGCGGCAAACAGCATGTTACAAAAAGGTCAACGGCCAATGGTTGATTGTGCATGAAAACTACTCCGTTCCCGTCGACATGCAAGCAGATAAGCCTCTTTGGAGTTTAGATCCCGATCAAAAAACGGAAGCACATTAA
- a CDS encoding phosphatidylglycerophosphatase A family protein — protein sequence MRNFLKQLATLFGVGLFPKGPGTAATVATIPLVFLLSKLGPLVYMGAIVLLLPVGIAACEVYEQDKGGHDHKEIVIDEVLGFLITMVWLPLTWQAILIGFALFRLLDITKPLFIGYLDKKIQGGLGVMVDDVAAGIIASLIMQVLYTQTNWLGSQVLVP from the coding sequence ATGCGCAATTTCTTAAAGCAATTAGCAACCTTGTTTGGCGTTGGTCTTTTTCCTAAAGGCCCGGGCACAGCCGCTACTGTCGCGACGATTCCGTTGGTGTTTCTTTTGTCGAAATTAGGACCCTTGGTGTACATGGGGGCGATTGTTTTGCTGCTCCCCGTCGGAATTGCCGCCTGCGAAGTTTATGAGCAGGACAAGGGTGGTCACGATCATAAAGAGATCGTAATTGATGAGGTTTTAGGTTTTCTTATTACTATGGTCTGGCTTCCTTTGACATGGCAGGCCATTTTAATCGGTTTTGCCCTGTTCAGATTGCTGGACATCACAAAGCCTTTATTCATAGGATATTTAGATAAGAAGATCCAAGGAGGTCTTGGGGTGATGGTGGACGATGTGGCCGCGGGGATAATTGCGAGTCTCATCATGCAAGTTCTCTACACTCAAACCAATTGGTTGGGCTCTCAGGTGTTGGTGCCGTAA
- a CDS encoding CsbD family protein → MMNTQISKENWPALKMEIQKTWEDISADELELTHGSIKSIYGLVAQKCGLHEEEVKFRLTSLLKKYDSPLKRKFNR, encoded by the coding sequence ATGATGAACACACAAATCTCTAAAGAAAATTGGCCCGCATTGAAAATGGAAATTCAAAAAACCTGGGAGGATATTTCAGCCGATGAACTGGAACTTACTCACGGAAGCATCAAATCCATTTACGGACTGGTGGCACAAAAATGCGGCCTTCACGAAGAGGAAGTGAAGTTTCGACTGACTTCCTTGCTAAAAAAATACGACAGTCCTTTGAAAAGAAAATTCAACCGCTAA